The region CTCCGCGTCAGGTGCGGGGAACCAGCCGCGAGGGCGCTTGCGCAGCAGGCCCTCCTCGCACATTTGCTCCACCACGTCGTGGGCGCCGAAGTCGTCGACGTCCTTCGAGGTCAGCGGGCGCTCGTGTGCTGCGTGGTAGAGGTGGCCGCGCAGGATGTACGGGTTCGACGGGTTGAACACGCTGCGCTCCACCGGGCGTCCCAGCAGCGCCGCGGGGTGGTGCACCAGGAAGGCATCCATCGGCTCGTCGCGGGCAACGAGCACCACCAGTGAGCCCTGCCCGCGGCGTCCCGCCCGGCCCGCCTGCTGCCGAAACGACGCCACCGTACCCGGATAGCCCGCCATCACCACGGCGTCGAGCCCGCCGACGTCGATTCCCAGCTCGAGCGCGTTCGTCGTGGCCATGCCCAGGATGTCGCCCTCGTCCAGGGCGCGCTCCAGCGCACGACGGTCCTCCGCAAGGTAGCCCGCCCGATACGCCGCGATCCGTCGCGCAAAATCCGGCCGCCCCGCAGCGCTCAAGTCCTCCTGCGCGCGCATCGCCACAATCTCCGCCGCCGGCCGCGACCGCACAAACGTCAAGGTCCGCGCCCCCTCACGCACCAACCACCCCATTATCGACGCCGCCTCCGTCGTCGCCGCATACCTCACCGGAGCACCGTGCTCACCCTCCGCGCCCTCGATGAAACCCGGCTCCCACAACACCACGGTGCGCTCGCCCGTCGGCGCTGTATCCACATCCACCGCCCGCACCGGCCTGCCACACAGTAGTTCCGCGTGCTCCGCCGGGGCCGCCGACGTCGCCGACGCAAACACTAACGTCGGCTCCGAACCGTACGCGCGGGCGAGGCGAAGCAGGCGTCGAAAAACGAGGGACACATTGGCGCCGAACACCCCCCGATAGGTGTGCGACTCATCCACCACAATGAAACGCAAGTGGCGCAACAGACGTGCCCACCGCTCATGCGAACCAAGGATGCTCGCGTGCAACATGTCAGGATTTGTGAACACGAACCGCGACTGATCGCGAATCGCACGCCGCGCATCAACCGGAGTATCGCCGTCATACGGCGCCGGCGTAATCCCAGGCAGATCCTTCGTCAGCGCCAACGTCGCCTGCAACTGATCTGACCCCAGCGCCTTCGTCGGCGTGATGTACAGCGCACACGCCCGCTCATCCGCCGCCAACGCAGACAGCACCGGCAGCTGATACCCCAACGACTTGCCTGACGACGTCCCCGTCGCCACCACAACGTCCTCACCCCGCCAAGCAGCCTCGGCACACAGCTGCTGATGGCGAAACAGCCGCTGAATGCCACGTTGTTCGAGTGCGTGACGCAGCGCCGGATGCACCCACTCGGGCCACTCGCCGTACTCGGCCGGGCGCGCCGGAACCTCCTCCACGTGGGTGATCGTGGAGTGGGGGAACTGCTCGCGAAGCCCGCGAACGAGCTCGCCCCCAAAAGAACAAAAATCCTGCTTCATGACACAGCAAAGTATGCCAGTTTGTGGCACACTGGTTGGCAGTAACAAATTTTGTGCGCGCCTTCAACGGTGCTCGCGAGGGATTGTTTACGCGGGCGCCAGGACATCAGCCCTGGTGGACGGCTTCATTTATCCATCTTTTGAAAGGGAACACACCAATGGCTACAGGCATCGTGAAGTGGTTTAACGCAGAAAAGGGCTTCGGCTTCATCGCTCCAGACGACGGCTCCGCCGACGTCTTCGTCCACTACTCCGAGATCCAGGGCAGCGGCTTCCGCACCCTCGAGGAGAACCAGAAGGTCGAGTTCGAAATCGGCGAGGGCGCCAAGGGCCCACAGGCCCAGCAGGTCACCGCTCTCTAATCTATATAGGTGCACACCCCGGCTCCGGCCGGGGTTTTTGCTTTTGAGTTCCATTCACGTGCCAGTGCCAATAGACGCAATTCCTTCCGGGGGATTCGAGAAAAGCCCAGGTCGTGAAAAGTAGGGTGCGTCCTTTGGCACTGACTCCTGTTTACTAGCACCAAATTCCCTCGCCGAAATTAGCCACCTGGGAAGCACGCGCCGCCAGCACAGCCAAGACCTACACGGCGGAGACGCCGCGCCGGACGTCGAAAAGTTCGAAGATGTAGGACTGGATGCGCTGCATGATCCAGCCGACGAGGGCGCCGAGGGCGATGCCGACGATCATGCCGAGGAGGGGGAAGTCGGAAAGGAGGGAGCCGCCGGCGTAGCCGAGGCCGACGGAGAGGCAGGCCCAGATGATGACGCCGATGGTGTCGTAGAGGAAGAAGGCGAACCAGTTGTAGCGCACGCTGCCCAGCACGATGGTGGCAACCCAGCGTGCCCAGGGTAGGAACCTGGCGACGAGGACGGTGATGCCGGCGCCGCGGTTCATGTTGCGGCGCACCCAGTCGATGGCTTGGCCGGCTTTGGAGTTGGGGTCGAGGCGGTCGACGACGTGGATGAGGCGTCCGCCGAGGAGGAAGCAGATGTTGTCGCCGATGATGCCGCCGATGATGGCGGCGGCGATGATGCCCCACGCGTTGGGGACGCCTTGGGATGCGGAGAAGGCGCCGGAGAGGTTGAGGACGGTTTCGGAGGGGATGAGGGGGATGAGTGCGTCGCCGAGGATGAGGAGTATGACGAGTGGGTAGAAGAGGGGTGTGCCCATCAGGGTGTGGAGGAAGCCGATGAGGGAGTCGATCATCTGGGGTTTTACCTCCTTGGGTGCCCGATGGTGCTCATGGGGGTTCAGTGTAGTTGGTGGGGGTGAAAACGAGGAGTTGTAGGGTTGCTATTCATATTGTCTGATACAACTTATGTGAGTTAACGAACATAGTTCTTGAAGTGAGGTGTCACGAAGCGTGGCTGAAGACGGCAAGACCCTCGTCATCGTGGAGTCCGCGACGAAGGCGAAGAAGATCCAGAAGTATCTGGGGAGCGACTACATTGTGGAAGCTTCCGTGGGGCACATTCGTGATCTTCCGGGCCGCGCTGCTGACATCCCTGCGAAGTACAAGAAGGAACCGTGGGCGAAGTTGGGTGTGAATCCGGAGTCTGGGTTTGCACCTATATATGTTGTCAGTCCTGACAAGAAGAAGAAGGTCGCTGACCTGAAGGCGAAGTTGAAGCAGGCGGACAGGCTGCTGCTGGCGACAGACCCGGACCGTGAGGGTGAGGCGATCGCGTGGCACTTGCTGGAGACGTTGAAGCCGAAGGTGCCGGTGGAGCGCATGGTGTTCAACGAGATTACGGAGTCGGCGATTCGGGAGGCTGCGGAGAATACCCGCGAGCTGGATATGGATCTTGTCGACGCCCAGGAGACCCGTCGCATTCTGGACCGGTTGTATGGCTACGAGGTTTCTCCGGTGTTGTGGAAGAAGGTCATGCCGAGGCTGTCGGCGGGTCGTGTGCAGTCGGTGGCGACGCGTGTGATTGTGGAGCGTGAGCGCGAGCGCATGGCGTTTATCCCGGCGGAGTATTGGGATGTGACTGCGACGTACGGTGGGGGTACGGCGTTTGATGCGAAGCTTGTTGCGATTAATGGTTCGCGGATTGCGCAGGGCAAGGACTTTGATGATCGCGGTCGGCTGAAGGGGTCGGCTGAGGGGGTTGTGGTCGTCGATAAGCAGGTGGCGGAGGAGCTTGCTGGGGCGCTGAAGGGCACCTCGATGACGGTGAGCAGCGTGGAGGAAAAGCCGTACAGCCGCAAGCCGTACGCACCCTTTATGACGTCCACCCTGCAGCAGGAGGCCGGGCGGAAGTTGCGGTTTACGTCGGCGCGAACGATGCGTATTGCGCAGCGCCTGTACGAGAACGGCCACATTACCTATATGCGTACGGATTCGACGTCGCTGTCGCAGCAGGGCCTGTCGGCGGCGCGGGCTGCCGCGACGGAGCTCTACGGTGCGGAGTACGTGGCGGACAAGCCGCGTATCTACGACCGGAAGGTGAAGAACTCGCAGGAGGCGCACGAGGCGATCCGCCCTGCTGGTGAGCGTTTTCCTACGCCGGGGCAGTTGTCGAAGGTGCTTGATGCGGAGGAGTTCAAGCTTTACGAGCTGATTTGGCAGCGCACGGTGGCGTCCCAGATGGAGAACGCTCGCGGGAACTCCACGAAGGTGACTGTTGCGGGCGACTTCGATACCGAGTTCGCTGCGACCGGCCGCACGATTACGTTCCCAGGCTGGCTGCGCGCCTACTCGGATACGCGAGACAGCGAGACGCACCTTCCGCAGCTCACTGCGGGCGACGAGCTGCCGACCACCGCGATTTCGGCGGATGGGCACTCCACGAACCCGCCGGCTCGCTACACGGAGGCGAGCCTGGTGAAGAAGATGGAGGACCTTGGGATTGGGCGTCCGTCGACGTATGCGTCGATTATTAAGACGATCCAGGACCGCGGCTACGTCTTCTCCCGTGGCAACGCGCTGGTGCCCAGCTGGGTGGCGTTTTCCGTGGTGGGGCTGCTGGAGAACAACTTCGATGCCCTGGTGGACTATGACTTCACGTCCTCGATGGAGGACGAGCTCGACGAGATCGCGCACGGCAACGAGGACCGCACCCGCTGGCTGACCAGCTTCTACTTCGGTGACGCCGACGCCAGCGACAACACCGCCGAGGCGATCGCGCGCCGCGGTGGGCTCAAGCACATCATTGAGGACAACCTCGAGCGTATCGACGCCCGCCAGGTCAACTCTCTGAAACTCTTCGACGACGCGGAAGGCCGCGCCGTCAACGTGCGTGTGGGCCGCTACGGGCCGTACATGGAACGCCAGGTGGGCGTCACCGCCGACGGCGAGCCGGAGTACCAGCGCGCCAACATCCCCGAGGCGACCACACCTGATGAGGTCACCCTGGAGCTGGCGGAGAAGCTGTTCGCTACCCCGCAGTCCGGCCGCGAGCTGGGCGTGAACCCTGCCAACGGGCGCATGGTAGTGGCCAAGGAAGGCCGCTTCGGCCCGTACGTCACGGAGCAGCTCGGCGACGACGAGCTGGAGAAAGCGCAAGCCCACGCCGAGGAAGTCATCGCCGAGGAGCGTGCCACCGAGGACAAGCAGCGCGCCGAAGAAGGCAAGCGGAAGAAGAACTGGGACACCAAGACTGCCGCGAAGCAGAAAGAAAAGCGCATGACCGAGCTCGTCGACGAGCAGCTCAAGCCCGCGACGGCGTCCCTGTTCCAGTCGATGGACCCGGCTTCGGTCACGCTTGAGCAGGCGCTGCAGCTGCTGAGCCTGCCGCGCGAGGTGGGCGTCGACGATGGGGAAGTGATTACGGCGCAGAACGGCCGTTACGGCCCGTACCTGAAGAAGGGCTCCGACTCGCGCTCCCTGGCCAGCGAGGAGCAGATCTTCAGCATCACGCTGGAGGAAGCGCGCCGCATCTACGCGGAGCCGAAGCGCCGCGGTCGCGGGGCTGCGAAGCCGCCGCTGAAGCTGCTCGGGGACAACGACGTGTCCGGCAAGCCGATGTCCATTAAGGACGGCCGCTTCGGCCCGTACGTCACTGACGGCACCACCAACGCGTCCCTCCAGCGCGGTGATACCCCGGAGACCATGACGGACGAGCGCGCGAACGAGCTGCTGTCTGCGCGCCGGGCCCGCGAGGCGGAGAACCCGAAGCCAGCCAAGAAGGCCACGCGTAAGACCACGCGCAAGAAGGCGACGAAGAAGACGACGCGCAAGAAGGCAACGAAGAAGGCCGCGAAGAGCTAGTAGCGGGGCTGGCTAGTAGCGGTCCGCCAGGGTGGAGCGCACCGGGCGGGCCAGCTGCGTCATGCGGTTGCGCCCGCGCAGCTCCACGGACTTCATCAGCGTCCAGCGCTGCTGCTCAACCTCGTTGGCGGCGCGTAGGGTAGCTGCGTTGGTGAGCACGCAGCCCGGGGTGTCCTTGGCCAGCTCGGTGAGGCGGGCGGCGGCGTTGACGGCGTCGCCGATCACGGTGTATTCGAAGCGGTCGGAGCCGCCAATGTGGCCGGCGACCACGTGCCCGGAGGCCACCCCGATGCCTGCCTGCAGCTCCAGTCCCGCCAGTTCGCGGCGGAGTTCGCGGGCGGCCTGGAGGGCGTGGGAGGCGGCGTCGTGGATGGAGACGGGCGCGCCGAACACGGCCAGCGCGGCGTCGCCCTGGAACTTGTTGATCACGCCCTTATTGCGGTGCACCACCTCAACGACGATCTCGAAGAAGTTGTTCAGCGCGGCCACGACCTGCTCAGGGGTGTGGTTGACGGCAAACGTGGTGGAGCCGATGACGTCGATGAACACGACGGCCACGCGGCGGTCCTCCCCGCCGAGCTCTGGCTTCTCCTCGAGGGCCTTCTGGGCGACCTCGGTGCCGACGTAGCGGCCGAAGATGTCACGGACGCGCTGCCGCTCGTTGAGCCCGCGCATCATCTCGTTGAACCCGGCTTGTAGTACGCCGATTTCGGAGCCGTCGTAAATGTCGACCTGGGTGTTGCGCTCCCCGCGGCGCACCTTGTTGATGGCTTCCTGCAGCTCCTTGATGGGGTCCACCACGCTCATGATGGCGAACGCGGTGCCGATGAAGCCGGTGGCCAGTGCGGTGAGCGTCAGCGCGAGCACGGCAGGCATGAGCTCGCCGGGGCGGTTGTAGAAGAAGCCGTGGCGCTGCGCGAAGAACAGGGCGAGCACCCCGAACATCGGCACGGCGGAGGTGGTGAACCAGGTCAGGTACAAGCGGTGCTTGATCGGCGGTTCCAGGGTCGAGTCTTCGAAGCGCCGCGCGAGTGCCGACGCCGCCACCGGCCGCACCAGGCGCTCTGCCTGCAGATATGTCATCACTGCGGTGACGAAACATGCCAGCGACGTGGACCCTAAGGTCACGATTGCCAGCTGGTGGTCGATGCGCCAGGCGGCCACGGTGATGATCATGATGCCGATGGCCCACACCCCGACCACGATCACGGTCTGCAGCACCGGGATACGCATGACCAGGTTGCGCACCATGTTCGGGTCGTGGTCGTCGGGGCTGAGCTGCCACTCGAGCACCGGGCGGAACAAGAAGAACGTGACCACGATGCCCACGAAGATGGCAAAGCAGAAGTAGGCCGCGCCGAGGAAGCCGAGGCTTTCGTCGTGAATGTTGAGCTGCTGCACCTCCCGCATGGGGATGAGGAACCGCACGAACAGCATGATCAGCACGGCGCCGACGACGTTGGTTCCGAGCACAGTTGCGGCGTAGAGGGGCCACGAGGTGCCCCACAGCCATTTGAAACTGCGCCAGAATCGTTCCATGCTGTAACACTTTAGCGGGTTTTCGCCCTGCTGTACGCTTGGGGCTTGTGCCTACCGTGAGTCAATTACTTGCTGACGCCCCCTCCGTCCAGCAGGTCATCATGAACGCTGCCGCAGCAGCCCGGGGGATCGGCGACGCGCGAGCCATGACGCATTCCTGGCTGTTCACGGGACCTCCCGGTTCGGGGCGTTCCAACGCGGCGCTCGCGTTCGCGGCTGCGCTGGTGTGCACGGACCCAGACGAGATCGGCTGCGGGCGCTGCAAAGGCTGCCGCGACGCGCTGTCCTCCCAGCACACCGACGTCATGCACGTGGTGCCCAAGGAACTGACGATCAAGGTGAAGGAGACCCGCGAGTACATCGCGCAAGCCGCCCGCATGCCGACGGTCGCCCACTGGCGTGTCCTCATCATCGAGAACGCCGACCGCCTCGGCCAGGACGCCTCCGACGCGCTGCTGAAAACGGTGGAGGAGCCCCCGGCCCACACCGTGATTATTCTGTGCGCCCCGTCGACGGACTCGGAGGACTTCTCCCAGACGCTGCGCTCCCGCTGCCGCCACCTCTATATCCCCGCGCCCTCCGAGGACGAGGTGGTGCGCATCCTCATGCAGGAGGAAGGGGCCACAGAGTCCGACGCTCGGCTTGCCGCCGCCACCACACTGCGCCACGTGGGCCGTGCCCGCCGGATGGTCAACGACAAGTCCGTCCAAATGCGCCGCGCCCAAGCCATCAACCTCGCCGAGCTGGTCTTCCACGGCGCACAGGCCTTCCAGGCCGTTGCCTCTCTGGTGAAGGCCACGGAGAAGACCGCCGTCGAGGACTATGCCGAGGAGGACGCCGAGGAGCGCGCCAAGCTTGAGCAGGCCCTCGGCGTTGGCGCGAAGGGCAGGGGAGCGGCGAAGGCGCTGCGCGGGGCGTCCGCCTCCGTCAAGGCGCTTGAGGCGAGTCAGAAAGCGCGTGGCACTCGCCGCAAACGCGACGTCTTCGACCTCATCCTCGTGGACCTCGCCGGCATCTACCGCGATGCCCTCGCCGTCCAGTCCGGTGCCGAAGTCTCACTGACACACCCCGACTTCCAGCCGCTGGCCGCAGAACTCGCCGAGAAAGTCCGCCCAGAAGGACTCGTGGCGTGCCTCGATGCTATCGCCCAGTGTCGACTGCGCCTCCAGCAGCAGGTAAGCCCCGTCGTGGCGTTCAACGGGATGCTCGGCCACATCCGCCTCGCCTGCGAAGCCCGCTGACCTGGCAGTTTCGTAGATTCTTGGCGGTGCTGTAATATTGTGCAGCGTTGCCACCTTAGCTCAGTCGGCAGAGCGTCTCACTCGTAATGAGAAGGTCGCGAGTTCGATTCTCGCAGGTGGCTCAAGTGAAACCCCAGCTAGAACATGGTTTTAGCTGGGGTTTTGTTCGTATGCGGGGCGGTGCCCGGTACGCACTGGGGGTACACACCAGCTTGGATGGCGGGCTTCTCCGCGCCCCGTCAGAATAGTTCCCCGAGATTCGCGGTCGCCGGAACTATTTTAGGCGACCATTCCGACGAACTGGGGAAACACCGCAGTTGAGCGCCGAAAACCGGGGCTGAGGCCAAAGTAGTTCCCGAGCCCGGGAACTATCTCGGACGTGCACAGACAATCGACCACGTGCGTATTGTCAGGCGTAGACCGAGCACAGACCGAGCAGATTACGGCGCAGAAAGGGGACTAGCGTGACGGATTGCTAGGGTGATCCATGTGTTGCATGCATTTATTGATGAATCCGAGCACAAGGATAAATACTTCACCCTCACCGTCTTGATCGTGGAGGACGAAAACCTTTTACGCCTTGAGCAAGAATTGGATGCCTTGCTTGCGGACTATGCCGAGACCACCGGCTGCGTCAATATCGATGCTGAGTTGCATGGATACGACATGATGCAGCAAAAACGAGATTGGGATGGGGTTCCAATCAGAATCGCGAGATCGATTTATCTACGCGCTCTTGGGACAATAAACATGCTTGCATCTGCCATGTTCGTGGAGACCATTGACCGACATGAGCAAGCAAAGAAATATCGAAATGCTTACAATCCACGAACGGTAGCAATCGGCTACATATTGG is a window of Corynebacterium pseudogenitalium DNA encoding:
- a CDS encoding DEAD/DEAH box helicase translates to MKQDFCSFGGELVRGLREQFPHSTITHVEEVPARPAEYGEWPEWVHPALRHALEQRGIQRLFRHQQLCAEAAWRGEDVVVATGTSSGKSLGYQLPVLSALAADERACALYITPTKALGSDQLQATLALTKDLPGITPAPYDGDTPVDARRAIRDQSRFVFTNPDMLHASILGSHERWARLLRHLRFIVVDESHTYRGVFGANVSLVFRRLLRLARAYGSEPTLVFASATSAAPAEHAELLCGRPVRAVDVDTAPTGERTVVLWEPGFIEGAEGEHGAPVRYAATTEAASIMGWLVREGARTLTFVRSRPAAEIVAMRAQEDLSAAGRPDFARRIAAYRAGYLAEDRRALERALDEGDILGMATTNALELGIDVGGLDAVVMAGYPGTVASFRQQAGRAGRRGQGSLVVLVARDEPMDAFLVHHPAALLGRPVERSVFNPSNPYILRGHLYHAAHERPLTSKDVDDFGAHDVVEQMCEEGLLRKRPRGWFPAPDAEVTVSIRGGAGAEVMIVDVSDGRLLGTIDAARALTQVHEGAVYVHQGEHFVVQELNLDDYVALVEPAQPDYTTRARSTTDIRILGEAHETHQLAKGVWVASVDVEVTDRVTGYVVRLADGSVSEHIPLDLPAQHLETRAVAYTIDPLVLDSLGISAGEVPGALHAAEHAAIGLLPLIATCDRWDIGGVSTALHQDTLLPTVFVYDGHPGGAGMSDEGFARFHTWITATYGAVESCPCEHGCPSCIQSPKCGNGNQPLDKQAALKVLGLLSKASSVDAENREFGA
- a CDS encoding cold-shock protein, whose translation is MATGIVKWFNAEKGFGFIAPDDGSADVFVHYSEIQGSGFRTLEENQKVEFEIGEGAKGPQAQQVTAL
- a CDS encoding DedA family protein, whose amino-acid sequence is MIDSLIGFLHTLMGTPLFYPLVILLILGDALIPLIPSETVLNLSGAFSASQGVPNAWGIIAAAIIGGIIGDNICFLLGGRLIHVVDRLDPNSKAGQAIDWVRRNMNRGAGITVLVARFLPWARWVATIVLGSVRYNWFAFFLYDTIGVIIWACLSVGLGYAGGSLLSDFPLLGMIVGIALGALVGWIMQRIQSYIFELFDVRRGVSAV
- the topA gene encoding type I DNA topoisomerase encodes the protein MAEDGKTLVIVESATKAKKIQKYLGSDYIVEASVGHIRDLPGRAADIPAKYKKEPWAKLGVNPESGFAPIYVVSPDKKKKVADLKAKLKQADRLLLATDPDREGEAIAWHLLETLKPKVPVERMVFNEITESAIREAAENTRELDMDLVDAQETRRILDRLYGYEVSPVLWKKVMPRLSAGRVQSVATRVIVERERERMAFIPAEYWDVTATYGGGTAFDAKLVAINGSRIAQGKDFDDRGRLKGSAEGVVVVDKQVAEELAGALKGTSMTVSSVEEKPYSRKPYAPFMTSTLQQEAGRKLRFTSARTMRIAQRLYENGHITYMRTDSTSLSQQGLSAARAAATELYGAEYVADKPRIYDRKVKNSQEAHEAIRPAGERFPTPGQLSKVLDAEEFKLYELIWQRTVASQMENARGNSTKVTVAGDFDTEFAATGRTITFPGWLRAYSDTRDSETHLPQLTAGDELPTTAISADGHSTNPPARYTEASLVKKMEDLGIGRPSTYASIIKTIQDRGYVFSRGNALVPSWVAFSVVGLLENNFDALVDYDFTSSMEDELDEIAHGNEDRTRWLTSFYFGDADASDNTAEAIARRGGLKHIIEDNLERIDARQVNSLKLFDDAEGRAVNVRVGRYGPYMERQVGVTADGEPEYQRANIPEATTPDEVTLELAEKLFATPQSGRELGVNPANGRMVVAKEGRFGPYVTEQLGDDELEKAQAHAEEVIAEERATEDKQRAEEGKRKKNWDTKTAAKQKEKRMTELVDEQLKPATASLFQSMDPASVTLEQALQLLSLPREVGVDDGEVITAQNGRYGPYLKKGSDSRSLASEEQIFSITLEEARRIYAEPKRRGRGAAKPPLKLLGDNDVSGKPMSIKDGRFGPYVTDGTTNASLQRGDTPETMTDERANELLSARRAREAENPKPAKKATRKTTRKKATKKTTRKKATKKAAKS
- a CDS encoding adenylate/guanylate cyclase domain-containing protein, yielding MERFWRSFKWLWGTSWPLYAATVLGTNVVGAVLIMLFVRFLIPMREVQQLNIHDESLGFLGAAYFCFAIFVGIVVTFFLFRPVLEWQLSPDDHDPNMVRNLVMRIPVLQTVIVVGVWAIGIMIITVAAWRIDHQLAIVTLGSTSLACFVTAVMTYLQAERLVRPVAASALARRFEDSTLEPPIKHRLYLTWFTTSAVPMFGVLALFFAQRHGFFYNRPGELMPAVLALTLTALATGFIGTAFAIMSVVDPIKELQEAINKVRRGERNTQVDIYDGSEIGVLQAGFNEMMRGLNERQRVRDIFGRYVGTEVAQKALEEKPELGGEDRRVAVVFIDVIGSTTFAVNHTPEQVVAALNNFFEIVVEVVHRNKGVINKFQGDAALAVFGAPVSIHDAASHALQAARELRRELAGLELQAGIGVASGHVVAGHIGGSDRFEYTVIGDAVNAAARLTELAKDTPGCVLTNAATLRAANEVEQQRWTLMKSVELRGRNRMTQLARPVRSTLADRY
- a CDS encoding DNA polymerase III subunit delta', with product MPTVSQLLADAPSVQQVIMNAAAAARGIGDARAMTHSWLFTGPPGSGRSNAALAFAAALVCTDPDEIGCGRCKGCRDALSSQHTDVMHVVPKELTIKVKETREYIAQAARMPTVAHWRVLIIENADRLGQDASDALLKTVEEPPAHTVIILCAPSTDSEDFSQTLRSRCRHLYIPAPSEDEVVRILMQEEGATESDARLAAATTLRHVGRARRMVNDKSVQMRRAQAINLAELVFHGAQAFQAVASLVKATEKTAVEDYAEEDAEERAKLEQALGVGAKGRGAAKALRGASASVKALEASQKARGTRRKRDVFDLILVDLAGIYRDALAVQSGAEVSLTHPDFQPLAAELAEKVRPEGLVACLDAIAQCRLRLQQQVSPVVAFNGMLGHIRLACEAR
- a CDS encoding DUF3800 domain-containing protein, with amino-acid sequence MLHAFIDESEHKDKYFTLTVLIVEDENLLRLEQELDALLADYAETTGCVNIDAELHGYDMMQQKRDWDGVPIRIARSIYLRALGTINMLASAMFVETIDRHEQAKKYRNAYNPRTVAIGYILERVNEYASKGNEIAKCYLDDHYTAPEGRKEFIEYKAKGTFGYRSSKLANIEEMEFYDSRSERGLQAADLCCYVYQRRLNVKVGNPKMLATQEKMWGAIENIVKSGRQRIWP